The following proteins are encoded in a genomic region of Musa acuminata AAA Group cultivar baxijiao chromosome BXJ2-11, Cavendish_Baxijiao_AAA, whole genome shotgun sequence:
- the LOC135626711 gene encoding glutathione S-transferase 3-like yields the protein MGVKVYGMPMSTNTVRVLAALNEKGVEFELVIVDLRTGAHKKPDFLALNPFGQIPVLEDGDVVLFESRAINRYIATKYAEAGPDLLLSSGTPAERAVVDLWLEVESQQFGPPIAALVYEALIKPMLGGATDVTVVEAQATKLEKVLDVYEARLAQSKYLAGAEFTLVDLNHIPYTNYLMKTPKASLVTSRPHLLAWWQDVSSRPAWQKTAAAIPF from the exons ATGGGGGTTAAGGTGTACGGGATGCCGATGTCGACCAACACGGTCAGGGTGTTGGCGGCGCTGAACGAGAAGGGCGTGGAGTTTGAGCTCGTCATAGTCGATCTCCGCACCGGTGCTCACAAGAAGCCCGACTTCCTCGCCCTAAAC CCGTTCGGTCAGATCCCTGTGCTGGAGGACGGAGATGTTGTCCTTTTTG AGTCGCGCGCGATTAACCGCTACATCGCCACCAAGTACGCGGAGGCGGGGCCGGACCTGCTGCTCTCCAGCGGCACCCCGGCGGAGCGGGCGGTGGTGGATCTGTGGCTGGAGGTGGAGTCGCAGCAGTTCGGGCCGCCCATCGCGGCGCTGGTGTACGAGGCCCTGATCAAGCCGATGCTGGGCGGCGCCACCGACGTGACCGTGGTGGAGGCGCAGGCCACGAAGCTGGAGAAGGTGCTGGACGTGTACGAGGCCCGGCTGGCCCAGAGCAAGTACCTGGCCGGTGCTGAGTTCACCCTGGTGGACCTGAACCACATCCCATACACCAACTACCTCATGAAAACCCCCAAGGCGAGCCTCGTCACCTCCCGCCCCCACCTGCTCGCCTGGTGGCAGGACGTCTCCTCCCGCCCCGCCTGGCAGAAGACCGCCGCCGCTATCCCCTTCTGA